The Actinocorallia herbida DNA window GCCTTCCTCGCCCCGGCGATCCGGGCCCTGCGCGGCCCCCGCTGGCTCGTGGTGATCGGGGTCGGCGGCCTCCTGCTCACCCGCGTGGTGGCGCAGGGCACCGGCCCCGTGCTCAACCTCGCCGTCGTCGGGACGGCGTTCGGCCTGCTGGCGCTGCCCGCGCTGTACGAGAGCTCCCGCGGCCTTTCCGGCGTGGGGTTCTCCATCGCGGCGACCGCGGGCCTGGCCTTCGACACCAGCATCAGGATGCTGTTCGGCACCTGGGACGGGGTGTGGCGCGGCGGGATCGGCCCGTGGGCGGTCTGCCTGATCGTCGTCGCGGCCGGCATCGCCGCGCTGGCCAGGGAGATGTCCTCGCCCGCGGTGCCGTTCCCCGGCATCAGCTGGCGGGACGCGCTCGGCGCTGCGGCCCTCGGCCCCTTCATCGCCCTCCAGGTGCTGGTCCTGTCCAATCCGGCGTTCGTGGCGTCCGCGGGCTGGCTCTCGCTGACCACGGCCTGCTACGTCGTCTGGGCGGGCCAGGCGCTCGCCCTGGCGTTCCTGGCCTCGGGCCTCGCGGTGCGGGCCGTGCCCGGCGGCGTCGGCGTCCTCGGCGGCACCCTGCTGGGCGTCTGCGCGGGCGCGGTCGCGGGCACCTACGCGCTCGACGGCAAGCTCGTCGTCTTCGCGGTCGTGCCCGCCCAGCTGCTCGCGGCCTGGCTGCTCGCGGTGGCCTGCCGCGCGCCGCTGCGGCTGGCCGGGACCGGCGGCCCGATCTGGCGGGTCGACCTCGGCGCGGCCCTCGGCGGCCTCGCGCTGGTGGCGATCCTCGTGCCTTACACGCTGAACCCCGAGCACCCGCTGCCGTTCCCCAACAACGCCCTGTCGGGCCTCGCGGGCATCCTGCTCGGCCTGCTCGCCGCGATCGCCGCGGCGCGCGGCGGCCCGCTGCCCGCGCGCGCCCCCCAGCGCGCCCTGGCGGCACTCGGCGGCTGCCTCCTGCTGCTGGTGCCGCCGGTGCTGTTCGGCCAGTCGGCCGCCACGAAGGCGCCCACGGGCGGCGCGGCCGAGATCCGGGTGGTGTCGCTCAACATCGACCAGGCCATGCACGACGGCAGGCTCGACCCCGAGCGGATCGCCCGGCTCGTAGAGACGCAGGACGCCGATGTGGTGACGCTCCAGGACGTCGGCCGGGGCGCGACCGCCTCCGGCACCGCCGACCTCGGCGTCTGGCTGTCGGACCGGCTGGAGATGAAGCTGGTGTGGGGCCCCGCGGCCGACTCCCAGTACGGCAACGCGATCCTCACCGCCGTCCCGGTCCAGTCGACGGGCAGCGCGCGGGTGTTCAGCGGCGAGCAGGTCCGCGGCTACGTGTGGGCGCGGCTCGGCGAGGGCGACGCGACGGTCGACGTGTGGACGACCCGGCTCGCCCCCGGCGACGAGCACGACGACGCCAGGGCCGTGGAGATGTCGGCGCTGGTGAAGGCGTGGAGCGGCGCGCCGCGCACGATCGTCACCGGCGACCTCAGCACCGAGGCTGACGCCGAGGAGATCGGCGTCCTCACCTCGGCGGGCCTGCGCAGGGCCCCCGGCACCCTGGCCAAGGGCGTCACCCAGAACATCTTCGGCACCGACGACGTGGTGTTCGGCGACTCGTCGGTGGACGACGGCGGGCTCGTCGCGGTCACCGCCGAGGTCGGCCGTTGATCGAGATCAGCGCGGCGGAGGTCGCGGACGCGGGGGAGATCATCACCCTCCAGCGCGCCGCGTACGTCTCCGAGGCCCAGCTGTACGGCGACCCGTTCCTGCCGCCCCTGGTGGAGCGGCAGGAGCGGGTCGTCGCGCTGCTGGACGGCCCGGCGGTCGTGCTCAAGGCGGTGGAGGACGGCAGGCTGGTCGGCGCGGTCCGCACCGCGGTCGAGGGCGCGACCTGCCTGGTGGGGCGGCTCGTCGTCGCCCCCGACCGGCAGGGGCAGGGCATCGGCACCGCCCTGCTGCGCGCGGTCGAGGCGGAGATGCGCGGCCTGGCGACGTCCCTCGTGCTGTTCACCGGCCATCTGTCGGAGCAGAACCTGCGGCTGTACCGGCGGCACGGCTACACCGAGTTCCGCCGGGAGCGGGTCTCCGACCAGCTCGTGCACGTCCATCTGCGCAAGTCCCTGCCGGACGCCGACTGAGCGGTCCCCATCGTCCCCCGGACCCGCCCCCGCGGCCGGGGACAGCCAGAAATGAGGAGAGCATGCCGAGAGTGCGCGTCGGCCTGACCGGTGGCATCGGAATGGGCAAGAGCGAGGTGTCGCGCCGGCTCGTCGGGCACGGCGCGGTGCTCATCGACTCCGACGCCCTGGCCCGCGAGGTCGTGGAGCCGGGCACGCCGGGTCTCGCGGCGATCGTCGAGGAGTTCGGCGAGGGCGTCCTGCGGCCGGACGGCGCGCTCGACCGGGAGGCGCTCGGCGCGATCGTGTTCGCCGACGCCGCGAAGCTGAAGGCGCTGAACGCGATCACCCACCCGCTCATCGGCGCGCGCGGCCAGGAGCTGCTGGAGGCCGCGCCCGACGACGCGGTCGTGGTCTACGACGTGCCGCTGCTCGCCGAGAACGGGCTGAAGCCGCTGTACGACCTCGTCGTCGTGGTGGACGCGCCGGTGGAGGTCCAGATCGAGCGGCTCACCTCCCAGCGGGGGATGGCCGAGGAGGCCGCGCGGGCCAGGATCGCCGCGCAGGCCACCCGGGAGCAGCGCCTGGCCATCGCCGACCGGGTCATCGACAACTCCGGCACGCTGGCGGAGCTGCACGCCCGCGTCGACGAACTGTGGGCGTCCCTGTAGGACGCCCCCGGGCCCCGGTCCGTCAGGCGTCGAGGGCGGCGCGCAGGACGTCGGGCCGGTCGGTGGTGATGCCGTCGACGCCGGAGGCGACCAGGCGGCGGGCCGCCGCGCCGTCGTTGGCGGTGTAGGCGTACACCCTGTACAGGGCGTTGTGCGCCTGCGCCACGTAGGCGGCCCCCGCCGACCCCTTCTCGACGTGCAGGACGTCGGCGTAGAACCGGGCGCCCAGCATGTCGGCGAAGTTCGGGCGGCCGAGCACGCCCGTGCGGACCGCCGCGGGCAGCTTGCCGTTGATCTCGCGGACCGCGGGCCAGTCGAAGCTCTGCACGAGCGCGCGGCCTTCGGTGAGCCAGTAGGAGTCGGACTTGAGCGCCTTGGCCACCTGGGAGGTCATGCCCGGGTACTGCCCGGGGTTCTTCAACTCCAGGATCACGCCGAGTCGCGCCGCCTTGACCGCCTTGAGCGCTTCGGTGAGGGTCGGCACCTTCTCGCCGCGGTGGACACGGCCGAACCACAGGCCCGCGTCGAGCTTGCGCACCTGCGCGAGGGTGAGGTCGTGGACCCGCCACGACTTGCGCTTGGGGAACTTGCGGCGCGCGTCGGTGGTGCGGGTGAGCCCGGCGTCGTGCATGACGACGAGCTTGCCGTCCTTGGTCTGCCGGAGGTCGACCTCGACCAGGTCGGCGCCGCGCAGGCCCGCCTCGCGGATCGCCGAGACGGTGTTCTCCGGCGCGTACGCCGAGGCCCCCCGGTGCGCGATGACGACGACGTCGCCGGCGTCCGCGCGGGCGGCGGGCGCGGCCGCGGGGCCGGCCAGGGCGGGTGCGGCGGGGAGCACGAGGGGCAGGGAGACGGCGGTCACCAGCACGGCGCCGAGTCGTGGCATGCGCAACCCTCCACGGGAGCAAAGGACCGCCGGGGACGGCGGGCGACGACCACCGTAGGCCACCTCGGACCCTCCCGCCACACCTTCCCCGCTACCGTGCGTAACCGTTACGCGGTGCGGCGGGCGCGGCCCGGTCAGAGCGGTTCCTCGACGGGCAGCCGCCGGACCGACGGCAGGTGCTCGTCCATCTCGCCGGGCTCGAACCGGCAGAGCCCGGCCGACCACCAGAACTGGCCGGTGACCGCGCCCTCGTGCTTGTACCGCCCGTCGGGCGCGACCATCGCCCAACCTTCGGCGAGGCCGAGCAGCGTGCAGCGGAGCGCGGCGCGGGACGGGTCGGGCGGCACCGTCCACAGGATGACGGTGCCGTCGTCGCCGCCGCTGGCCAGGAGGTCGCCGTCGGGGGAGAAGGCCACGGACCACACCCGGCGGGTGTGCCCGGTGAGGGCGGCGATGGGCTCGCCGGTCGCGGCGTCCCACAGCCGGATCACGAGGTCGTCGCCGGCGGTGGCGAGGGTCCCGCCGTCGGGGGAGAACGCGACGGTCCACAGGCGGCCGGCGTGGCCGCCGAGGCTGCGCAGGGTCGCGCCGGTCGCGGCGTTCCACAGCCGGGCGGTGCCGTCGTTGCTCGCGCTGGCCAGTAGCGCGCCGGACGGGTCGAACACCACCTGGTAGACGCGGTCGCCGTGGCCTTCCAGGGTGTGCAGGAGCGCGCCGGTCGCGGTGTCCCAGATCCGGACCAGCCTGTCGTCGCAGCCGGTGGCGACGCGGGCGCCGTCGGGCGAGAAGTCGATGCACCTGACACGGCCGCGGTGGGCGTCGAGGTTGCCGACCTCCCTTCCGGTGGTGTGGTACCAGAGCCGGACGGTGTCGTCGTCGTTGGCGGTGGCGAGGATGTCGCCGGACGGGCTGAACGCCTGCGCCCACACGTGGTCGGTGCCGACCGACAGCTCGCGTTCGAACGCGCCGGTGGCCGCCTGGCGGAGCTGGACGCCGCCGTCGTTGGTCGCGGTGCCGAGGCGCTGCCCGTCGGGGCTGAACACCACGGAGGTGAGCCGGTCGGCCTCGCCGGTCAGGGGCGTGCCCGCGGGGGCGCCCGTCGCGGGGTCCCACAGGCGGACGACGCCGTCGTTGCCCGCGGTGGCCAGGGTCGACCCGTCGGGGCTGAACGTGACGGTGGTGATGCGCCTGCCGTGGCCGCGCAGGGTGTGCCGGCCGGCGCCGGTCGCGGTGTCCCACAGCCGCGCGGTGCCGTCGTTGGAGACGGTGGCGAGCTGGCCGCCGTCGGGCCGGAAGACGGGCGGCCAGACCGCGCCGCGGTGCCCGCTCAGCACCCGCGCGCGTCGGCCGAACGAGGCGGGCCAGACGCCTTCGGCGCCCGCGACGTCCCACAGGAAGATGGCGCCGTCGCTGTCGGAGGTGGCCAGGAGCTCTCCCGACGGGTCGAGCAGCGCGTTGTAGATCGCCCCCGTGTGCCCCGTCAGGGACCGCGACGGGTTGCGGCCGGAGAGGTCCCAGAGCCGCACGCCGCCGTCGGTGTCGCCGGAGACCAGCAGGGAGCCGCGCGAGCACAGGGCGTAGACCCGTCCGGTGTGCCCGGAGAACTCGCGCAGGACCGCCCCGGAAGGCAAGTCCCACAGGCGGACCTTGCCGAGGGAGTCGCAGGTGGCGAGCTGTCCTTCGTCGGTGAACAGCAGCCGGTAGACGGGTCCGTCGCCTTCGATCCGGTGTGCCGGTTCGCCTCGTGCCGTCCACACCCGGACGGTCCCGCGGCTGTCCCCGGTGACGATCCACGCCCCGTCCGGGCTGAACGCGCACGTGTAGACGGGGGCGTCGTGTCCGGGCAGGGACAGGTAGGGACCGTCCTCGACGGTCAGGTCCCACAGCCGGACGACCCCGTCGGCGGCGCCCGCGGCGAGCCTCGTACCGTCGGCGACGACCGGCCAGACCCCGTCCGGGTGCACCTCGATGACCCGGCGCTCCCCGGGCCCGTGGGCACGGCCGGTCGCCGCGTCCCAGATTCGCAGGGTGCCGTCGGCGGCCCCGGTGACGAGGAGGTCGTCTCCGGCGTGCACGACCGCGTAGGCCCGGTCGTGGTGGCCGCGCAGCGTGCGCAGGGGGAGCCCGGTGCGCGAGTCGCAGAGCAGCACCGAGCCGTCCTCGGCGCCGAACGCGACGGTGGACCCGTCGGGGCTGTAGGAGACGGGCGCGGGGATGCGGCTGTTCTGGAAGTGGAAGCCGAACGGGATCCCCATCGCGGCGGGCGCGAACTGCGCGTCCAC harbors:
- a CDS encoding endonuclease/exonuclease/phosphatase family protein, which produces MVTTDIGAQMEGPAGGTAGPSIVPRGVARLTLIAVTVAVFAETLRYSLPAFANTSVGAALGLGLVAAAVAFLAPAIRALRGPRWLVVIGVGGLLLTRVVAQGTGPVLNLAVVGTAFGLLALPALYESSRGLSGVGFSIAATAGLAFDTSIRMLFGTWDGVWRGGIGPWAVCLIVVAAGIAALAREMSSPAVPFPGISWRDALGAAALGPFIALQVLVLSNPAFVASAGWLSLTTACYVVWAGQALALAFLASGLAVRAVPGGVGVLGGTLLGVCAGAVAGTYALDGKLVVFAVVPAQLLAAWLLAVACRAPLRLAGTGGPIWRVDLGAALGGLALVAILVPYTLNPEHPLPFPNNALSGLAGILLGLLAAIAAARGGPLPARAPQRALAALGGCLLLLVPPVLFGQSAATKAPTGGAAEIRVVSLNIDQAMHDGRLDPERIARLVETQDADVVTLQDVGRGATASGTADLGVWLSDRLEMKLVWGPAADSQYGNAILTAVPVQSTGSARVFSGEQVRGYVWARLGEGDATVDVWTTRLAPGDEHDDARAVEMSALVKAWSGAPRTIVTGDLSTEADAEEIGVLTSAGLRRAPGTLAKGVTQNIFGTDDVVFGDSSVDDGGLVAVTAEVGR
- a CDS encoding glycerophosphodiester phosphodiesterase, producing the protein MPRLGAVLVTAVSLPLVLPAAPALAGPAAAPAARADAGDVVVIAHRGASAYAPENTVSAIREAGLRGADLVEVDLRQTKDGKLVVMHDAGLTRTTDARRKFPKRKSWRVHDLTLAQVRKLDAGLWFGRVHRGEKVPTLTEALKAVKAARLGVILELKNPGQYPGMTSQVAKALKSDSYWLTEGRALVQSFDWPAVREINGKLPAAVRTGVLGRPNFADMLGARFYADVLHVEKGSAGAAYVAQAHNALYRVYAYTANDGAAARRLVASGVDGITTDRPDVLRAALDA
- the coaE gene encoding dephospho-CoA kinase, with amino-acid sequence MPRVRVGLTGGIGMGKSEVSRRLVGHGAVLIDSDALAREVVEPGTPGLAAIVEEFGEGVLRPDGALDREALGAIVFADAAKLKALNAITHPLIGARGQELLEAAPDDAVVVYDVPLLAENGLKPLYDLVVVVDAPVEVQIERLTSQRGMAEEAARARIAAQATREQRLAIADRVIDNSGTLAELHARVDELWASL
- a CDS encoding GNAT family N-acetyltransferase, encoding MIEISAAEVADAGEIITLQRAAYVSEAQLYGDPFLPPLVERQERVVALLDGPAVVLKAVEDGRLVGAVRTAVEGATCLVGRLVVAPDRQGQGIGTALLRAVEAEMRGLATSLVLFTGHLSEQNLRLYRRHGYTEFRRERVSDQLVHVHLRKSLPDAD